The following proteins are encoded in a genomic region of Coffea eugenioides isolate CCC68of chromosome 6, Ceug_1.0, whole genome shotgun sequence:
- the LOC113774183 gene encoding uncharacterized protein LOC113774183, with protein MQIAPISPYKGVRYHLSEWSATGNKPQNFKELLNLRHSIARNVIERTFGLFKKRWAILRDAYFFDVKTHVMTINACAILHNLIRVEQPNDPYLDEVDAEMQRVQHEVDDEDEMEDEDEEDGMEGDGPNNDGGINAINENQI; from the coding sequence ATGCAAATAGCCCCGATTTCTCCATATAAGGGAGTTAGATATCATCTTAGTGAGTGGTCTGCTACTGGGAACAAGCCTCAAAATTTTAAAGAGTTATTGAACCTTCGACATTCAATTGCTCGAAATGTGATTGAAAGGACATTTGGTTTGTTCAAGAAGCGATGGGCCATTTTGAGAGATGCATATTTTTTTGATGTTAAGACTCATGTCATGACAATTAATGCATGTGCCATCCTTCATAATCTTATTCGAGTAGAACAACCAAATGATCCTTACTTGGATGAAGTTGATGCTGAGATGCAAAGAGTACAACATGAggttgatgatgaagatgaaatggAAGATGAAGATGAGGAAGATGGAATGGAAGGTGATGGTCCAAATAATGATGGCGGCATAAATGCTATTAATGAGAATCAAATTTGA